The following coding sequences lie in one Lelliottia jeotgali genomic window:
- a CDS encoding PTS system, N-acetylgalactosamine- and galactosamine-specific IIA component — protein MLGIILTGHGGFASGLEKAMKQILGEQEQFVAIDFPETSTTALLTSQLEQAIGSLDGGQDIVFLTDLLGGTPFRVASTMAMEKPGWEVITGTNLQLLLEMVMERDGLSSEAFRLQALECGHRGLTSLVDELGRCREEKPVEEGI, from the coding sequence ATGTTAGGCATTATTTTGACGGGCCACGGTGGATTTGCCAGCGGGCTGGAAAAAGCGATGAAGCAGATCCTCGGTGAACAGGAACAGTTTGTCGCCATCGACTTTCCCGAAACCTCCACCACTGCGCTGCTGACTTCGCAGCTGGAACAGGCGATTGGCAGCCTGGACGGTGGGCAAGACATCGTCTTTCTGACCGACTTACTCGGCGGCACGCCGTTTCGCGTCGCCTCGACGATGGCGATGGAAAAACCGGGCTGGGAAGTGATCACCGGCACCAACTTACAGCTACTGCTGGAGATGGTGATGGAGCGTGACGGCCTGAGCAGCGAAGCGTTTCGTTTGCAGGCTCTGGAGTGCGGGCATCGCGGGCTGACCAGTCTGGTCGATGAACTCGGGCGCTGTCGCGAAGAAAAGCCCGTTGAGGAAGGCATCTAA